The Spirulina subsalsa PCC 9445 region GCCTCACTAGCATGAGAGTTATTGCTCAATTCAAGGTCGATATAGCGTTAATAAACGAGATGAAAATTTTAGTAGATACTGTATTGCCTATCAAGGGGGGGCGAAAAAATAGCCCAACAGAGCAGGAGTATTCAGTGGATTAAGGCGATCGCAGGGAAAAACCGCCCCCCATCCAAGGCAAACCCGAGACTGGCATCAGATCCTAACCTGAAGCCAGACGAATCCCTATTCCCTATTATCCTGTTCCCCGTTCCCCCATTAAGCTAGGATGAAGAATGGAACGTTAAAGCGGTCAGAACCCGCAATCAATCAATATTTAGTATGACTACTCATGTTGATGGCATCGCGCCCCACGGCGGACATCTTATTAATCGCATCGCGTCGGAAGCAGAACGACAGGAATTTTTAGCCCAAGGGGAGGAACTGCCCCGTGTTCAATTGGATGAACGCGCCATTTCTGACCTACAAATGATTGCCATTGGGGGGTTTAGTCCCTTAATGGGATTTATGGAACAGGCGGACTATGAGCAAGTCGTTACAGAAATGCGTTTAGTCAATGGTACCGTCTGGTCTATCCCGATCACCCTTTCCGTCAGTCCAGAACAAGCGGACCCCTTAAAAGAAGGGAGTTGGGTTCGTTTAGATGATGGAGAAGGTGGTTTTATTGGGGTGTTGGAACTCACCCAGAAATACCACTACAACAAAGCCCATGAGGTCTTAAATGTCTACGGCACCGATGACATTAAACATCCTGGGGTTAAGGTAGTCTATGACCAAGGCGCGGTCAATTTAGCGGGGCCGGTGTGGTTGCTGAAACGAGATCCTCACCCCCTTTTCCCTCAATATCAAATTGATCCCCTGGTCTCTCGCGCTAAGTTCAAAGAATTAGGCTGGCAAACCGTTGTAGGATTCCAAACTCGTAACCCTATCCATCGCGCCCATGAGTATATTCAAAAATGCGCCCTTGAAACAGTGGATGGGTTATTTTTACATCCCCTCGTCGGTGCAACGAAGAGCGATGATATTCCGGCGGATGTGCGGATGCGTTGCTATGAGATCATGCTAGAGCATTATTTCCCCCAAGACCGGGTAATGTTGGCGATTAATCCCTCAGCGATGCGTTATGCCGGACCCAGGGAGGCGATTTTTCATGCCCTGATTCGCAAAAATTACGGCTGCACCCATTTTATTGTGGGACGAGATCATGCGGGTGTGGGGGACTATTACGGCACTTACGACGCTCAGAAAATTTTTGATCAGTTTGACCCTCAAGAGTTAGGGATTCAACCGATGAAGTTTGAACACGCTTTTTATTGCACCCGGACGCAACAAATGGCGACGACGAAAACCAGTCCGAGTCAGGTAGAGGAACGGATTCACCTGTCGGGAACAAAAGTGCGGGAAATGTTACGACGGGGTGAGTTACCCCCTCCTCAGTTCTCTCGTCCTGAAGTGGCGGCGGAGTTGGCCAAGGCGATGCAAGTTCCCGTTGCTTAAAATAGCAGTAAGGGGTTGAGGGGCAGTGGTGAGTCCCTGCCCCCTCAACAACGAGAGTAAAAACCTGATACCCTGATAGGGTCGATGGATAGCGGACAAGGGCTATGGGATTGGATCGACGGACATTTTTACAAGGTTTGGGTTTAGGTCTGCTGACTTGGGGCGGACAGTGGATGGTTAGTCCCAAGGCGAGGGCTTTTCCTTTAGGTAATGCTTATGCTCAAGGTTTGGTCAGTCCGACGGGGCGTAAGTTGGCGTTGTTGGTGGGGATTGACCAATATCCCTATAAGTCCCATTTACAAGGCTGTGGGACGGATGTGCTACTACAACGGGAGTTGTTAGTTCACCGCTTTGGTTTCCAACGAGGGGATATTGTGTCGTTGGTAAATCAAGAGGCAACGCGAGAAAATATCGAATCGGCTTTTTCTGAACACCTGATCCAACAAGTGAAAGAGGGGGATCGGGTGGTGTTTCATTTTAGTGGCTATGGCAGTCAGGTTCGTTTACCGGGGACGGAGGACGCGGGGGAACTTTTGGTGCGCAGTCTGATTCCCGTGGATGGGGTGATTGCCACGAAGGGAGAACCAGCGGTTAATGACCTGTTAGAGGAAACGTTGATTCTTTTGGCGCGATCGCTCTCGACTCGTCATGTCACGTTAGTTTTAGATACCAGTTACTCGAATAATGGTCAGGAGTTACGGGGAAATTTGCGATCGCGCTCTAGCCCCAGTGATCCCGCCAAACGTCCCAGCCCAGAAGAGTTAGCCTTTCAAGAACAATTACGCCTGCTGCGTTCGGCCGGTCGTTCCCCCACCCCCCTCAATTGGGGACAGTCCAGCTTTCCGGGGTTTATCCTCACGGCCGCCGCTCACGATCAACCCGCCCTAGAGGGTCAATGGAATGGCTTTAGTGCGGGTTTATTCACCTATGCCTTAACTCAGTATCTCTGGGAAAGTACCCCCCCCAGCACACTCTATATTAGCCTCACCCGAGCCACAGAAACCCTTCGCCCCCTAACGACCCAGCAGCCCCAAGGCCTTGGCATTTTTTCCGGCAACCCCCCCCTCGTCTATGATTTACCTCTCCAGCCTACCTTTGGGGCCGAGGGGGCAATTATCGCCATTGATGAAGAACAGAATATGGTGCAGTTAACCCTGGGTGGCTTGCCTCCTGCGGTGTTAGATGTCTGTGGGAATTCCCGCTTTTGGGTGGTGGAGGGTGAGATTAGCCCAGACACCCCCCAAGTCCAGATCCGCTCCCGCAATGGCTTAAAAGCTAAAGCTAAGGGGGTTGACAGCCCCGCCACGGCCTTAAAAGTGGGGCAATGGGTTCAGGAAGCCATTCGGGTCTTGCCCCGCCATATCGGGCTGGTGGTGGCCTTAGATAACGCTTTGCAACGGATTGAACGGGTGGATGCAACGAGCGCCTTTGCCAATATTAATGTGGTGTCGTCTGTGGTGACGGCCGGAGAACAACGAGCCGATTGTTTGTTTGGCAAGGCAAAATCCCCCCATCCCGTGACGGTAGCCATGACCGATTTACAGCCCTTGGATCGTCCTCCCACTAAGGGCTATGAGTTATTTTCTGTGGGGGATTTACCGATTCCTAATACTTTGGGTCTGGCTGATGAAGCGGTACGATCGGCGGTGAATCGCTTAATTCCCCATTTAAGAACCCTTTTAGCGGGCAAATTGTGGGGGCTAATGGTCAATGAGGGGTCCTCTCGCTTGGGGGTGACGGTACGCTTCCAACTGCTGCAACCTCAACCCATGACGCTGTTGGAACGGTCTACAGGACGCTATCCTGGGGCAGAAATAACGAAGAATGCCCCCAACTTAGCCGACCGCACCAGCGCCCTTGTTACGCTGCCTGTGGGGGGGAAATTGGAGTGTCAGTTAGTGAATCAAGGCGATCGCAAACTCTATGTGTTACTGGTGGGCTTAGACCCCCTCGGCAATCCTCTTGTTCTCTATACTCCCGCCCTCTCTAATCTTTCAGATCCCAACCACAACGCCATCGGGTCGAACTCTTTACAAATTGAGGCGGGTCAAACCCTCACCCTACCCCGCACCCCGTCTAATCTGAACTGGTTTATTACCGGGTCTACGGGGGTGGTGGAATTGTTCACTTTGTTTAGTACCGAACCTTTTACTGAAACTCTCACCCTGTTGATCAGTTTAGCGAATAAGGGAGAAGGCGATCGCTTTGTCGAATTACCCAACCCCCAAGAAGTCGCCCAAGCGATTTTACAGGATATTCACAACGCCAGCGCCGTCAGTCCCGATCTATTAAGTTCCCCGGCTGATTTTTACGCCCTAAATGTGGAAACTTGGGCCGGTCTACATTTTGTCCTACAAATTGTGTGACATCCTCCCGACACCGACCCTAGGGGTACGGTGCGGGCTTCCCCATATCACCATGAGGCTTTCCTACTTCTACTTTCTAGCCAGTCAAGTAATTCTTTTTCTTGACTGGCATCTGGATAAATTCTGTTCCCGACTCCCGATTCCCCTAAAAATTCCCCCA contains the following coding sequences:
- the sat gene encoding sulfate adenylyltransferase; the protein is MTTHVDGIAPHGGHLINRIASEAERQEFLAQGEELPRVQLDERAISDLQMIAIGGFSPLMGFMEQADYEQVVTEMRLVNGTVWSIPITLSVSPEQADPLKEGSWVRLDDGEGGFIGVLELTQKYHYNKAHEVLNVYGTDDIKHPGVKVVYDQGAVNLAGPVWLLKRDPHPLFPQYQIDPLVSRAKFKELGWQTVVGFQTRNPIHRAHEYIQKCALETVDGLFLHPLVGATKSDDIPADVRMRCYEIMLEHYFPQDRVMLAINPSAMRYAGPREAIFHALIRKNYGCTHFIVGRDHAGVGDYYGTYDAQKIFDQFDPQELGIQPMKFEHAFYCTRTQQMATTKTSPSQVEERIHLSGTKVREMLRRGELPPPQFSRPEVAAELAKAMQVPVA
- a CDS encoding caspase family protein; its protein translation is MGLDRRTFLQGLGLGLLTWGGQWMVSPKARAFPLGNAYAQGLVSPTGRKLALLVGIDQYPYKSHLQGCGTDVLLQRELLVHRFGFQRGDIVSLVNQEATRENIESAFSEHLIQQVKEGDRVVFHFSGYGSQVRLPGTEDAGELLVRSLIPVDGVIATKGEPAVNDLLEETLILLARSLSTRHVTLVLDTSYSNNGQELRGNLRSRSSPSDPAKRPSPEELAFQEQLRLLRSAGRSPTPLNWGQSSFPGFILTAAAHDQPALEGQWNGFSAGLFTYALTQYLWESTPPSTLYISLTRATETLRPLTTQQPQGLGIFSGNPPLVYDLPLQPTFGAEGAIIAIDEEQNMVQLTLGGLPPAVLDVCGNSRFWVVEGEISPDTPQVQIRSRNGLKAKAKGVDSPATALKVGQWVQEAIRVLPRHIGLVVALDNALQRIERVDATSAFANINVVSSVVTAGEQRADCLFGKAKSPHPVTVAMTDLQPLDRPPTKGYELFSVGDLPIPNTLGLADEAVRSAVNRLIPHLRTLLAGKLWGLMVNEGSSRLGVTVRFQLLQPQPMTLLERSTGRYPGAEITKNAPNLADRTSALVTLPVGGKLECQLVNQGDRKLYVLLVGLDPLGNPLVLYTPALSNLSDPNHNAIGSNSLQIEAGQTLTLPRTPSNLNWFITGSTGVVELFTLFSTEPFTETLTLLISLANKGEGDRFVELPNPQEVAQAILQDIHNASAVSPDLLSSPADFYALNVETWAGLHFVLQIV